Proteins encoded in a region of the Mycobacterium branderi genome:
- a CDS encoding DUF4189 domain-containing protein — MTVTAFRQCAAISTVGAAMAALTVAIAPAAYAYEDWGAIAVSPDGKYVGSSWNQPNEYQANRTANFNCHQNNPTCNVLITFKAPECGAVVKNGDQYFGDVGATKEEAERNAMNQSPGSTVLRSQCNVPPPKAPS; from the coding sequence ATGACAGTGACCGCTTTTCGACAGTGCGCGGCGATCTCGACGGTCGGTGCAGCCATGGCCGCGTTAACCGTGGCCATCGCGCCCGCCGCATACGCCTACGAGGACTGGGGCGCGATCGCCGTCTCGCCAGACGGAAAGTACGTCGGTAGCTCCTGGAATCAGCCGAATGAGTACCAGGCCAACAGGACTGCGAACTTTAACTGCCATCAAAACAATCCCACGTGCAACGTGCTGATCACCTTCAAGGCCCCCGAGTGTGGCGCAGTCGTCAAGAACGGGGATCAGTATTTCGGAGACGTCGGCGCTACGAAAGAGGAAGCAGAACGAAACGCCATGAACCAAAGTCCCGGCAGCACGGTGCTCCGCTCGCAGTGCAACGTTCCCCCTCCTAAGGCCCCTTCCTAA
- a CDS encoding DUF4189 domain-containing protein: MAPLTAAIAPSANADGQWGAASLTPDGKRGYWVTNYRSQADAQDRVSDMCAYPRQVNCTVVVTFSDCGAVAQSGGQNVGGTGATQQAAEQAAMSQLPGSTIRWSGCNDGGDAQGMGF; encoded by the coding sequence GTGGCTCCACTGACCGCCGCGATCGCGCCCAGCGCGAACGCCGACGGCCAATGGGGCGCGGCGTCTCTGACGCCGGACGGAAAGCGCGGTTACTGGGTCACGAATTACCGCAGCCAGGCCGATGCACAAGACAGGGTGTCGGACATGTGTGCTTATCCACGCCAGGTCAACTGCACCGTGGTGGTGACCTTTTCGGACTGTGGTGCGGTCGCTCAAAGTGGCGGCCAGAACGTCGGGGGTACCGGCGCCACGCAGCAGGCAGCAGAGCAAGCGGCCATGAGCCAACTGCCGGGCAGCACCATCCGCTGGTCGGGGTGCAACGACGGCGGGGATGCTCAGGGCATGGGATTCTGA
- a CDS encoding DUF4189 domain-containing protein, which yields MKLASFAGREAIWATSAAVVVAKAVAVGPVAHADGTYGAIYARPGGPNWAISLGQPTPAKAEDRAMVSCNHIACDKKLAFTDCGALAQRGFDYYAASGPTQPAAESAALAGLPDSSIATSGCNGSSPREENFRS from the coding sequence ATGAAACTAGCCAGTTTTGCTGGACGGGAAGCGATCTGGGCGACCAGCGCAGCGGTGGTGGTTGCAAAGGCCGTCGCCGTGGGTCCAGTCGCACACGCCGACGGCACCTATGGCGCGATCTACGCCAGGCCCGGCGGCCCCAATTGGGCTATATCGCTCGGACAGCCGACCCCTGCCAAGGCAGAAGATCGGGCGATGGTCAGCTGCAACCACATAGCTTGCGACAAGAAGCTTGCTTTCACTGACTGCGGTGCCCTCGCCCAAAGAGGCTTTGACTATTACGCGGCAAGCGGCCCCACACAGCCAGCCGCAGAATCGGCGGCCCTAGCCGGTCTTCCCGACAGCTCGATCGCTACCTCCGGGTGCAATGGATCCAGCCCACGGGAGGAGAACTTCAGAAGCTGA